One segment of Nothobranchius furzeri strain GRZ-AD chromosome 13, NfurGRZ-RIMD1, whole genome shotgun sequence DNA contains the following:
- the LOC107380152 gene encoding uncharacterized protein → MEAPSREVLERCRKADLLQIAANLALDIPNPVLKRDLKLLIVERLEEMGILQTEKESGTKTEPDGSPADPAGCDDPEVPAAAEDREGEMTETSKSPLTQRKSAPTSPGSPTEGSRDARLQVRLARLDIEREEKAQAKRLQMELEVRRMEIEAETAVRIRKLELEAQLSNPGLYTTPTKTPQPATTPAFDIRETSLTPGDSDKQSMDIFS, encoded by the exons ATGGAGGCTCCATCCCGTGAAGTGCTGGAGCGTTGCCGCAAGGCTGACCTACTGCAAATAGCTGCCAACCTTGCTCTTGACATCCCAAACCCTGTTCTGAAAAGAGACTTGAAACTGCTTATTGTGGAGCGTTTAGAGGAAATGGGGATTTTACAGACTGAGAAGGAGTCTGGCACAAAGACTGAACCAGATGGCTCTCCTGCAGATCCTGCTGGGTGCGACGATCCTGAAGTCCCTGCTGCTGCGGAGGATCGCGAGGGTGAGATGACAGAGACGAGCAAATCTCCTCTAACACAACGAAAGTCTGCTCCGACCTCCCCAGGTTCACCGACGGAAGGATCTCGAGACGCACGATTACAGGTGCGACTGGCCCGTCTGGACATAGAAAGAGAGGAGAAAGCCCAGGCTAAAAGACTGCAGATGGAACTGGAGGTTCGGAGGATGGAGATCGAAGCTGAAACGGCTGTGAGAATAAGGAAACTGGAACTAGAAGCCCAGCTTTCAAACCCTGGACTTTACACCACGCCCACCAAAACTCCGCAACCCGCCACAACCCCGGCCTTTGATATCA gggaGACCTCGTTGACTCCCGGTGATTCGGACAAGCAAAGCATGGACATCTTTAGTTAA
- the LOC129163804 gene encoding uncharacterized protein, producing MIRNDKWITGQRIPGSGGQDLKCVLYMDDINIVCTDMASINRAFILTEQYGKASGAKLNENKTQLQLYGPWTASERTQAKVNSNEQKILGIKFDKEGKGEENWTEISAKVRQRTGLWKQRDLTLNGKVLIIKAVIIPLFLLASSVFLPSRKMIRSLERTIFQFLWGSKWERLKREEMKKPKGKGGMGVPDLYLCLGAHYTCTHMRVVMTEQAGVKTRAMSYYCMGSYLRKLKLMPSNLRVPVAFQLPPAYEVIKTFLTHFNLENESKDTLLNQRFLTSVVQARSDPIPVAGLAGGEAEAVWKGRPGLPNRLLDLSWQVAHGILPVRDVMHSRGMAAKAACPRSGCGAPETVRHLLWECSAAIDLWTTAGSQDFPYLPAREVLTAHLVLYGVSQSTAKPEKLGDEERLTLAAIKDAIWTSRNLLVRNHMQIPPVAVIRMAAALRTSSGLRAASQGHSHKEESPL from the coding sequence ATGATAAGAAACGATAAATGGATTACAGGACAAAGGATACCAGGCAGTGGAGGTCAAgacctaaaatgtgttttatatatGGACGATATTAATATCGTGTGTACTGACATGGCATCTATAAACAGAGCTTTTATACTAACTGAGCAGTATGGGAAAGCATCTGGGGCCAAACTAAATGAGAACAAAACACAACTACAGCTGTATGGACCATGGACAGCAAGTGAAAGAACACAGGCAAAAGTAAACTCAAATGAACAAAAGATACTAGGGATTAAATTTGATAAAGAAGGTAAAGGTGAGGAAAATTGGACAGAAATATCTGCAAAAGTGAGACAGAGAACAGGCCTGTGGAAACAAAGAGACCTAACCCTGAATGGAAAAGTGCTGATAATAAAAGCTGTGATAATCCCTTTGTTTTTATTGGCATCAAGTGTGTTTTTACCATCTAGGAAAATGATAAGAAGTCTTGAGAGGACAATCTTCCAGTTTTTATGGGGATCCAAGTGGGAGAGACTAAAGAGAGAAGAAATGAAGAAACCCAAAGGAAAAGGAGGCATGGGGGTTCCAGACCTATATTTGTGTCTGGGTGCACATTACACCTGCACACACATGCGAGTAGTAATGACTGAACAGGCCGGTGTAAAGACACGTGCAATGTCTTACTATTGTATGGGTTCATACCTCCGTAAACTAAAACTGATGCCAAGTAATTTGAGAGTACCTGTAGCCTTTCAGTTGCCACCTGCTTACGAGGTCATCAAgacatttttaacacattttaatCTGGAAAATGAAAGTAAGGACACTCTTTTAAACCAGCGTTTTTTAACTTCTGTTGTACAGGCTCGAAGTGACCCGATTCCTGTTGCGGGACTTGCAGGTGGGGAGGCGGAGGCGGTGTGGAAAGGCCGCCCTGGTCTCCCAAACAGACTGTTGGACCTGTCATGGCAAGTGGCACATGGGATCCTCCCCGTCAGGGATGTTATGCACTCCAGAGGAATGGCAGCCAAAGCGGCATGCCCCCGATCCGGCTGTGGCGCACCGGAGACGGTACGGCACCTCCTCTGGGAGTGCAGTGCTGCTATCGACCTGTGGACAACAGCCGGCTCCCAGGACTTCCCGTACTTGCCAGCAAGGGAGGTCCTGACAGCACACCTAGTGCTCTATGGGGTGAGCCAGAGTACGGCAAAACCAGAAAAACTCGGTGACGAGGAAAGGCTCACCCTAGCCGCCATCAAAGACGCCATTTGGACCTCCAGAAACTTGCTGGTGAGAAATCACATGCAGATCCCCCCCGTGGCTGTGATCCGGATGGCTGCAGCCCTGAGGACATCGTCAGGGTTGCGGGCGGCGAGCCAAGGACACAGCCACAAAGAAGAATCGCCTCTGTGA